The region tacttcttgtggttccatctaattgctcgtattttttttattttattaatttaacatAACCGTGCTATTATTCTAATTTtcgaaactacacctcttaatattagaaagaatgagtcattaacaaacttagCATgtaatgaggttatagactttatttttcctttcttttgtattatatttacttaagtcacgttggaacttacttatgtaatgttggaatttgacataagagtattatgctaaactttttcttttggattttgaatttaggttatattgtcgattttaatttatttgctttagtattattgacttgttatttcacattgcatgttatttattttttacttacaattgatagattttttttgtcaaacattttagtaatgttatggcattatatttataaacattGTCAAACATCTcatccatgatgttctcacagaAAAAGtctgcttttaagttttataattaattaaaattaaaatattattaatttgaaaaatatatataaattacttTTTACAACAtcagttacaaatatatgattattaattaatgtattttcaagaaacgtgttattaaataactaatttaatatcatttataaaggcacatattttttaatattaattttaaatttttgataattaaattttatttttaaattaaacaaactgtgtaattacacttgtgcaaccaaacagacgcttgtaattacactgtaattatattatgacaaacaaacaggtcgttgtaattacaatactgtgtaattactaccaattccaatttccaaacagacccttaGGGTTAATTAACTCTTTCCTTCTCAGCTGATTTTTGGTAATTGGTGTTGATcgtatttatttattattatacttTCAATTCGATGTCCCAAAACTAGTAACAGTAGTAATTTACAGGCAGAGTGCAGTAGGCAATAGCATCAAATTGTGCAACCTGAAACTGGAAAAAGGTTTtgcctttgttttttttttttttttttttggttaaatagCTTATCCTACAccatatttactatttttttgcgcggattgcccttcttttggggtggtctttaaattttacccctcatatttgttgtctttaagttttgcccccatattcttggtctttaatttttgcccttcgcgttgcaACCCCGAAACCGCGCGTAAATTATGAggttcgggttcgaacccccgctcgacgtaaattttaaaaaaaaaaaaaaaaaatggcaaggcaaggtttgggtgTGTGTATGCCGGACGGACGCATATCATGCCTTatggcggacttggcataagtatgtcgggtcaCGTAAGCTTTAAAgttattccttaacaagtgtgtCTGTAGGGTCGGCATACTTGTGGGCGAACTTTTAGttagccttaactaaaagtcttttctaGTGATGCGCTTATAAGACGGGTAGGCCAGTTGAGGCGTAATTAAACGTGCTGGTTCCGTAAGGCATAGctttttccttaagacatagactttgccttataaggtaaacttttagttatcttAAGGAAAGTTCGCTGGCTATGAGGCATCTTTTTAGTTAAAGGCATAACTAAGTACgccggaacttttccttaagcgTATAAACTAACCTTATAAGTAGGAACTTATAGTTATCGGATCAAGATAACTTTAGTTATTCTTTGGAAAAGTTCCttatgggggcatacttttagttatgtcttatcaggacacacttttagttaagtaAGCCAAAAAGTTTaacttgaaaagtaaaaaaaaaaaaaatatatatatatatatatatatatatatatcctcgaAAGAAGTTTACACCATCGAGCGTACTTTtggttaaacataactaaaattcTAGGTGGGGGCGTAAGATACGTAATTTAAACTcgcttgcgaatttttttaaaatttttaggtGGAGATTCGAACCATGTTAAACGAATTTTGAAAGAAGggcaaatttaaagaccaccccaaaagaagggcaattctgccaTATTTACCGAACCAGAAAATGGTAGTCATACATGAGACATTCTACAACTAAGGCCttttattttggtataatacataaataggccTTAACTTATCGCGGCAGGCAAGTATCTCCAACAGGTGTGCGCGAAGTAGACTTAACTTATATAAAGTTGAACAAGTAAACACAAATGATGACATAAAGACGTGATACATAAATATTGAAGGGCCGCGTCGCGTGCCACATCGCATTTGTGTTTACTTATTCAACTTTTTACAAATTAAGCGCGTCTTACTACGCACACCCAAAGTCTTGGCATACATGAAAGCTAACCATTAAGCCAAGTTTTAAGggcctatttatgtattatgccttttattttttgttcaacAATCAAGTATATGTAGTCCACTAGCCTGAATGATCCGAATTCGCACCGAGTAGAGCCACAAGGGGTGTAAAGCACTTCCTACCAAAATGTTCTCATTCTCAAAACTCAAACCTAATATCTTTAGTTTCGCGTGAAGAGATCTCAATCCCTCTGATGGCATAAGTAAGGCGTTGATACGAAGAGCTGGAttggaaaaagagaagaagccACCAAATCTATGTAGGAACCTACTGACTTCCTCTTCTTCCATCCTTAGCAACATGAACTCAGCTTCATCTACCCATACTTGCAATAAGCCTGCTCATTTTCCAGGAATCCAAATAGTATACCTTTAAACCTTTCATTTCCTGTTTGTTCAAGCTAAAATATGTTCCTATGTAACTGGGAACAATGGCAACGAGTTATGAATCAACTCTAAGAGGAGACTATTTTCAGTTCCTACATTCAGTTCAAAAACCTGGACAAACCCCCGGGACTCCAATGACAACTTACGAAGGGCAGTGTCCGATTTCTTGTTCAAGTGGATGAACAAAGAGGCCAACATTGCGGCTGAGCTACCACCGaactttgtttttaaaagtCAGGTTTACAACTCAAGTGAATGATCAATCTTCTATGTGTTTCCAACAGAGTTGTACAATTAGAAAAAGTTATTTgatctaaaaaggaaaacaaaccTAGCATAGCCAAAAAGTCTAAAGGCAAATTATCCGGTCAGCAAGATTGACTATATGTCAAACATTCATTCTTTAGCAATCATCCTTTCTGTTCCCCCAAAACGATTTCATGTCACACATTGTGCGAAAAACGGAGCTTAAAAATAGCAACAAAAGCACAAAAAGGAAGTTAATCCGAACTAGTTCAAAATGGTTTGTTCCTTACCTACGGGAATATTCTCAGTAGCAACAACAGCAGAAAAAGGAAGTTAATCCAAACTAGTTCAAAACGGTTTGTTCCTTCCCTACGGGAAGATAGAGATGTTGCTTAAGTTTTACTGATaccttaataaaaaatttagacAAACGACCAATTCACGAACATAAAGCTGATACAATGAGCAGTATCTTCTTCATTCAGAACCTTCCAAGCCACAGCTTTCTCATAAGAAACAGGCCTACCCATGCTCGACAAACAGATTCCACCTTGGAGACACGCAAAACCCTGTCAGCATATATGGCAACATGGTTAGTACTCTCCTCAAGCTAGTGCGCTCCAGCTGAGAGATGGAGAAACACTTTATTCTGGACAGTTACAGAAAATTTGACCTAGTGAACTTCCGAACACGATTGAAGTTACATTTCAACTGTGCTGGCTAAGTTTGACAAGTGTTTAATAGAACACTGCCTCACTAATTCAATAAAACTCCTCACAAAGAGTTACCAACCTGTTGCATTATCTGTGGGAACTCAGAGCAGAGGTTTTTCCTTCCGTTTTCAtcaaatattttctccaaagaaATATCTTGAAGCGCAACCAAGGTTGTCTCCAGCATGTCAAGACCAGCCTGGTTTGCAAATGTGAAAACTGGCATAGCCTGCATAAATATTGAACTTCAGCATCCATATGGCAAAAAGAGTTAAAAACTGGTAGCAGATGAGACAATTACAAAAAACACCAAGGATGTCAAAAGCCAAAGTCACAGTCAAGAAGTTTTGCTTCTAACCCATAGCCCTGCTGGATCTTTTCCAGAACTAGATATACTCCCTACGTCCCAACGTATGTGATGCATTTTCCTTTCTGGACTGTCCTAGACAAAACGATACCTtcctatatttagaaataacttaactttaaactttccattttacccttaatgggataatttatagctacacaaacatatatgccttgttttagaccacaagtttccaaagtatttctttcttaaactttgtgcccagTTCAAAGTGCATCACCTAGATTGGGACGCGGGGAAGTACTTGAATTCAGAGATTTTGCTGAAGGATCTGACTACACAAGCATAAGAAACGGCAGAGAAAGACAGTCTATGAAAGCAAACCTTTGCAGAGCAGCAGATAATAGCATCTGAGTGATGCCATACGTTTTCAAGGATTGATTCACTTCCTTCACTACTCATTTTCGGAAGCTCCACACCCAAAAAACGCCTTGTAAAAAAGGAAGAATAGAGTCAAAAAAGCCACTTGATTAGCAGCGGATAAAGATGCATTAGCTTCCTCATACTAATCCCTTATTCAAGAGAACTTCTTAAACAGAAACCAGTAAACATCATTTGCACATCAGTGCTTgcagaaataaaaaatgaaaaagaaatcaaactTCAAAACAAAGAAGAATCAAATCTCTCTTGTTTTAGAGGCAAGCAATGCATCTCAGCAATAGCAGAAGATAAATACAATTGACTGGAAATAGATTGAATTGTTAATTGACTGCAGAAAGAATAAACATGTGGCATGAGCATTATACAACAGATGGCACACTTTACCGAACTCGGAAGACGAGATATATCATGACATGGCCATTATACATCTAAACCAACATAGGTTGTCTACAAAACATGTGCTTCATTTAGAGTTGGACTtacaaaatcaaatatttatattttaagcGACGTGCAAGTATATGCCACACCTGTAACTTTGGCAGATCCATCGAGCCAGTGTATGAGCTTCAGGAGTCCCCAGAGGCAGACGAAGACCTCCCAGGGAACCGAAGTGAGATGGAGAAAGTGCTAATGCGACCCTCTGAACAGATGAAATGAAGCTTCGGACATACTTTCTAGCCATTGATGCAACATTCTCTTGCATGTGGCTTTCAAATGCAAATTGAAAAGCAATTGTCATAATAGATTTTGATGTGCCACCAGTCGACTTAAGATCATTAGCCACCTTACTTCCTACTGGCCCAGTTTCAAGAGCAGAAGTAAGATCAAGGGTGCGATTTGGACTGGAGGCTTCCTGGATGAAATTGAAGTACTCAGTGGATAACAAGCAAACAAGGAAACAGCAGAAGTATAAGTGATCAAGTGATGAACATGCTAACCTTAGCAGAGTCCAAAGGAATAATGCGAAACCCAGAAGGAAGGAGTGGTGCATCATCAGCAAATGAGGCATCAATAGGAGCAAAAATTAGTTCAGCACAGGTACCAACagcattttcatccattccaCTGCACAACTAAAAAAAGCAAAGAAGACAAAGCATTGTAAACCACGTTTAGGGTCAAAACAGGCATTTTAACTTAGCATAGTCAGCTTTCTATACAGGTTTGACGGAGGTATCAAGAATCTGGATGCTCACTATTTGGCTATCCAGCAGACTGGTGGTACTGAAGATGAACATGCATGATAACTTTCGTGTTTTAGTAGATCAGGAGAACAAAATCGGACCATGTGTTATCTATAACAAATATTCTTGTGGATCTGGATGATAGTTCAAAACCAGAGTTAACTGAAGCTTCTCAAACCATTAAGTAGCCCATCATCTAGTATAAGTCTGTCTTATATAAAGCTATGAGTTTTGTTAGATTCAGTTAAATTTCTCTACATGGGAACAACATTCACATTCACATGTGCGGGAATAGAACTTACTTGCAATAGAAACATATCTCTTGGCATTATAACATCTTCCGGGGAATGGCAAActccttccaacttaatgaccTCCAGCAACTACTGAGCACAAAGGAGTTTGTGATCAACATTAATGATGAGGGATCAACAATAGTATCCAAAGAAGACAGAAAGGAAGAGTTTTAGGCATGCCATGTAGTTGATTAATAAGATCTAAACACTTGCCTCTTCATGTTCAACAGTGTGTGCCAGTGGAAGTATCACTTGACCCCCAAAATTACAGGCTCGAGTCCCAGGCAGGCTGCAAGGACCAACTTTAACAGCTGCAGCTGAGTAAGCATCAATATTGTTGTCTACCCATTCTGATCGATGCTCACGCAAAAACCTAAGAAGTATCGCAGGAGTCACACTctgaacaacaaaaaaaaaagatgtcaaAAAGCAAGAAAAGAATATGGTCAAGTCAGGATAAAGTACATGAATtccccaaaaaagaaagaagacgaTCTGTGTCAAGAAGTTGATTAGGAAAAGTAAGTGACATTATGGGTAATAACAGAGTATACAAACTTTGACAACAAGAACTCCATTTAACCATTTTACATTTTTCAAGCAATTAAATTTCCAGCATTTGGGCAACATATAATCCACTATACAAGATGATCATCATCAGTATAAGCCATTGGATTTAATTTTCTAAGGGTTTTAAAAGCAGCTAAATGTATATCTACCTTGTATAGGGGAACAGCTAAAAGGAATTTTAACATAACCAGGACAATCTAACTATACTATCAATGTATTGAAAtggtctttttcttttaattaggTTGTTTGTATCCCTGCCAGGAAAAATAAGTCTTTCTGCAGCCCAAACACAGAGACTGGGAAGAGAAGAGAACGACCAAGTAATCCAATTTACTTAATGATTCTCATAAGTATTCTTAATCATCTTGGAATTCAGATATTCATTGGTAGTTAGAATAGAGTGAGCTTGAGAAACATGGCTAATCAGTTATTTGTCCATTTCTACAAACAAGAAAGCATGTTGCATAATTTCAGCATGAACATACTGATTCAGCTTACCTGTAGAAGCATAGATGCTTTTGCACACAAAACTGAATTGCTTAGAGATGTAAATCCATCAGCAAAAGAAAGGTTTAAACCCATCAATTTGTCAGGAGAAGAGTTAACAAGGATGGTGACATCATCCATTCCATCGTTATCCAGCATAGACCAGCCCTCACTGGAGAAACCATTGAGAGCCTCGTTGAAGCCTCtgccaaaatattttaataaatagtGAATAGCAAGTAACTCAAACAAAACAGAAACACTCATCTAAAGCTAGTATATTCCAACCTGCTCAATCTCTTGCTTAATGCCCGTAGAGCTGCTGGTCTTCTGCCCCAATTAGTGACATTAGGCTGTGAAACTTCCAATGTTAGCTGCCTCAGTTGGCGTAGTGCCTACATGGGAAGGAGGACAATTAGTGTTCTTGTTTTACATGACGAGTTGCACTAGACTCGATAAAAGATCTTACTGCCATTGTTGTCTTCTGAGCAAGCACTGCAGATGACTCATACAGTGGACGCAACACCTCTGGCACACTCCATGCCTGGcaatcataataataatgatacatAAACTGTAACATGGCATAAGTAGCTACTGCAAAATGATACATGAATTAAGACAAAATAGACAACACCTTTACCTCTAAATTCATATGATCTACAATATGCAC is a window of Lycium ferocissimum isolate CSIRO_LF1 chromosome 12, AGI_CSIRO_Lferr_CH_V1, whole genome shotgun sequence DNA encoding:
- the LOC132040853 gene encoding homeobox-leucine zipper protein ATHB-15-like isoform X1, which produces MAMSCKDGKSLDDNGKYVRYTPEQVEALERLYHECPKPSSMRRQQLIRECPILSHIEPRQIKVWFQNRRCREKQRKESSRLQGVNRKLSAMNKLLMEENDRLQKQVSQLVYENGYFRKQTQTTKLASKDTSCESVVTSGQNHLTPQHPPRDASPAGLLSIAEETLTEFLSKATGTAVEWVQMPGMKPGPDSIGIIAISHGCTGMAARACGLVGLDPTRVAEILKDRPSWYRDCRAVEVLNMLPTANGGTIELLYMQLYAPTTLAPPRDFWLLRYTTVTDDGSFVVCERSLGNTQNGPSMPPVQNFVRAEMLPSGYLIRPCEGGGSIVHIVDHMNLEAWSVPEVLRPLYESSAVLAQKTTMAALRQLRQLTLEVSQPNVTNWGRRPAALRALSKRLSRGFNEALNGFSSEGWSMLDNDGMDDVTILVNSSPDKLMGLNLSFADGFTSLSNSVLCAKASMLLQSVTPAILLRFLREHRSEWVDNNIDAYSAAAVKVGPCSLPGTRACNFGGQVILPLAHTVEHEELLEVIKLEGVCHSPEDVIMPRDMFLLQLCSGMDENAVGTCAELIFAPIDASFADDAPLLPSGFRIIPLDSAKEASSPNRTLDLTSALETGPVGSKVANDLKSTGGTSKSIMTIAFQFAFESHMQENVASMARKYVRSFISSVQRVALALSPSHFGSLGGLRLPLGTPEAHTLARWICQSYRRFLGVELPKMSSEGSESILENVWHHSDAIICCSAKAMPVFTFANQAGLDMLETTLVALQDISLEKIFDENGRKNLCSEFPQIMQQGFACLQGGICLSSMGRPVSYEKAVAWKVLNEEDTAHCISFMFVNWSFV
- the LOC132040853 gene encoding homeobox-leucine zipper protein ATHB-15-like isoform X2, producing MNKLLMEENDRLQKQVSQLVYENGYFRKQTQTTKLASKDTSCESVVTSGQNHLTPQHPPRDASPAGLLSIAEETLTEFLSKATGTAVEWVQMPGMKPGPDSIGIIAISHGCTGMAARACGLVGLDPTRVAEILKDRPSWYRDCRAVEVLNMLPTANGGTIELLYMQLYAPTTLAPPRDFWLLRYTTVTDDGSFVVCERSLGNTQNGPSMPPVQNFVRAEMLPSGYLIRPCEGGGSIVHIVDHMNLEAWSVPEVLRPLYESSAVLAQKTTMAALRQLRQLTLEVSQPNVTNWGRRPAALRALSKRLSRGFNEALNGFSSEGWSMLDNDGMDDVTILVNSSPDKLMGLNLSFADGFTSLSNSVLCAKASMLLQSVTPAILLRFLREHRSEWVDNNIDAYSAAAVKVGPCSLPGTRACNFGGQVILPLAHTVEHEELLEVIKLEGVCHSPEDVIMPRDMFLLQLCSGMDENAVGTCAELIFAPIDASFADDAPLLPSGFRIIPLDSAKEASSPNRTLDLTSALETGPVGSKVANDLKSTGGTSKSIMTIAFQFAFESHMQENVASMARKYVRSFISSVQRVALALSPSHFGSLGGLRLPLGTPEAHTLARWICQSYRRFLGVELPKMSSEGSESILENVWHHSDAIICCSAKAMPVFTFANQAGLDMLETTLVALQDISLEKIFDENGRKNLCSEFPQIMQQGFACLQGGICLSSMGRPVSYEKAVAWKVLNEEDTAHCISFMFVNWSFV